CTGTACCACGAGGGGCTGGGGCGCCTCGACGACGCACGGGCCAGGTACGAGAAGGTCCTGGAGCTCGACCCGCGTTCACGCGACGCCAAGGTGAACCTGGCCAACGTCCTGAGAGAAATGGGGGAGTACGAGCGCGCGCTGGCCCTTATCAAGGAAGTCCATGTTGAATTCGGCCCCACGGCGCAGGCGTTCTACAACATTGCGCTCATTTACCTTAACATGGGAAAAGGCGACGAGGGCGAGCAGTTCCTCCTCCAGGCGCTCGAAACAAATCCCCGGCACACCCTTTCGCTTCTTGCGCTCGCGGAGTCGGCCTTTAAAAAAGGCGACATCGAGCGAGGCACCGCCCTCTGCGGCAGGGTGCTCGAAACGGAGCCCGCCAATCGCACGGCCCTCATCATGCTCGAGGCGTACGGACAGGGGGAGGCGGCTCCCGGCACGTAGGCCGTAGCGTTCCGGTGCCCCCTTTGGTAAAGGGGGGGATTGCGGCCCTTGCAACAAAGCGGAACTATGGGCTTTTTCTGAAGGCCTTCGGTTTCAGAATCTCCCCGACGAGAAAAAGCGAGCCCGCAACGCACACCAGCCCCTCGCGTCCCGCAAGGAGCCGCGCCCGGCGGAGCGCCCTGAGGGGTGAAGGCTCCGCGTACAGGCAGGGCTTGCCCGCCAAGGTCGTTAAGGCGGGCAGGCCGACGCGCCGGGCCAGGCGGGCGAGATGGCGCGCCCGGAAAAACTTATGGCCGGGAACCTCCGTCGCGACGATCCCCTCCGCGACTCTCTTCCAGGCGCGGAGCATGGCCTCGGCGTTCTTTTCGCGCCCTACGGCCACGACGAGAACGCGTGGGCGCTCGGCGCGCGTTGCGAGGAACGCGGCCAGGGCACGCGCGCCCGATGGGTTGTGCGCCCCGTCGAGGTACGTGGCGGGGCGGCCCGCCGCGCGCTCCAGGCGCCCGCGAATCCGGGCGCGGGCGAATCCGCGGCGGAGGGCCGCCGCGCTCCAGGGCAGCCGCTTGCGGGCGAGCGCGAGGGCCGCGAGGGCCGTCGCGGCGTTCTCGCGCTGGTGCGCGCCGGTGAGGCCGAGGCGCAGGCCGGAAAAATTTTTTCCGAGCACGCGCGCAGAAAAATTTCCTCCCTTACCTTCCCTTAGCGTGCAGACGCGCGGCACGGAAACGAGGCGCGCCCCGACTCGGGCGCAAACCTTCCGCACCGAGCGCTCCGCGGACGGCGTCATCGGCCCCGCGAGGAGGGGGCGCCCCGCGCGGGCGATGCCGGCCTTGGTGCGGGCGATGACGGCGCGCGTCTTGCCGAGCCGGCGCGTGTGGTCGAGCTCCACGTTCGTCATGACGGAGACGAGCGGCGAGCCGAGCACGTTCGTAGCGTCCCAGTCGCCCCCCATGCCGACCTCCACGACCGCGACGTCAACCTTCCGGCGCGCGAAATAGAGAAAGGCCGCGGCCGTCAGGACCTCGAAGTAGCTGGCCTCGGCGCCGCGCCGCCCCGTCGGAGACCGGGCAAGCCCCGCCGCGTCGCGCACGTCGAGAAGGACGCCGGCGAACGCCCCCGGAGCGATGAGGCGCCCGTTCAGGGCGATCCGCTCGCGCGGGCTCACCAGGTGGGGCGAGGTGTACCTTCCCACGCGGAAGCCGGCCTCGCGCAGGACCGAGTCCAGATAGGCGACGACGGAGCCCTTGCCGTTCGTCCCGCCGACCAGGACGGAGAGAAAATTCTTCTCCGGGCGCCCGAGCTCCTCCAGCACGGCGCGGATGCGCTCGAGCCCGGGCTTCATCAGCCAGAGCTCGAGCGAGTCGAGGTAACGCCAGGCGGAACGCTCGCGGGAACGCATCGCTCATTTTATAGGAGTTCTTACCGCCGATAAAATTCCGCCCGTCCAAAGGGCGGGCCGCCGCTCGCTCGCGCGCCCCGGGCGTGGTAAACTGAAGATAAAGATGCCCAGGCCGGCCGAGATTCACACGTACGCGGAGTTGTTGAGCCGCTTCACGCGGGAGGGAGAGCTCTACGAGAAGCTCGAGTCGAACAAGCTGCGCTGCACCGCCTGCGGCCACATGTGCCTCATCCTAGACGGCCACGACGGCGTCTGCCGCGTGCGGTTCAACCGTGGCGGCACCCTCTACGTTCCCCACGGTTACGTCGCCGGGCTCCATCCCGACCCCATAGAGAAG
The DNA window shown above is from Acidobacteriota bacterium and carries:
- a CDS encoding bifunctional folylpolyglutamate synthase/dihydrofolate synthase encodes the protein MRSRERSAWRYLDSLELWLMKPGLERIRAVLEELGRPEKNFLSVLVGGTNGKGSVVAYLDSVLREAGFRVGRYTSPHLVSPRERIALNGRLIAPGAFAGVLLDVRDAAGLARSPTGRRGAEASYFEVLTAAAFLYFARRKVDVAVVEVGMGGDWDATNVLGSPLVSVMTNVELDHTRRLGKTRAVIARTKAGIARAGRPLLAGPMTPSAERSVRKVCARVGARLVSVPRVCTLREGKGGNFSARVLGKNFSGLRLGLTGAHQRENAATALAALALARKRLPWSAAALRRGFARARIRGRLERAAGRPATYLDGAHNPSGARALAAFLATRAERPRVLVVAVGREKNAEAMLRAWKRVAEGIVATEVPGHKFFRARHLARLARRVGLPALTTLAGKPCLYAEPSPLRALRRARLLAGREGLVCVAGSLFLVGEILKPKAFRKSP